In Nitrosococcus oceani ATCC 19707, the following proteins share a genomic window:
- a CDS encoding type II toxin-antitoxin system RelE/ParE family toxin — protein sequence MIKGFRHKGLERFFRSGSKAGIQAKHADRLRLILARLHAANGSEDMDLPGLALHPLSGDRKGTWSVQVSGNWRVTFMFEDGDAYVVDYEDYH from the coding sequence ATGATCAAGGGATTCCGACACAAGGGCCTGGAGCGCTTCTTCCGATCCGGCAGCAAAGCCGGTATCCAAGCCAAACACGCTGATCGGCTACGTTTGATACTGGCACGTCTGCACGCGGCGAATGGTTCGGAGGATATGGATCTACCGGGATTAGCGCTGCATCCTTTGAGTGGAGACCGTAAAGGCACCTGGTCGGTCCAGGTCAGCGGAAATTGGCGCGTTACCTTCATGTTTGAAGATGGCGATGCTTATGTTGTCGATTATGAAGACTACCACTGA
- a CDS encoding glycosyltransferase family 9 protein, whose protein sequence is MRRILFFTLSNIGDAVLTTPALEALHQCFPEATIDLMADPRSSLVFAHCPYRGRIFHKNKKAGWRGLGSLIYQLRRVPYSLVVDLRTDGLAYLLRAQKRLTKRGIKPAGPHAVERHMAVVASLLSPSAPIPPCRVWLQPQQVQFAKAQLSPLPGHRWLALGPGANWPPKIWPASAFTALVNAVKNCFDGVVLVGGLQDRERSQAIGAHLPLPYVDLCGSTDLLQAAAVLQQASIFVGNDSGLGHLAAAMNTPTLTLFGPGRPERYHPWGNRNAYALAPDGQLAQLSATTVAHRLFQLLEKTP, encoded by the coding sequence GTGCGCCGGATATTGTTTTTTACGCTCAGCAACATTGGCGATGCGGTACTTACCACACCCGCCCTCGAAGCCTTACATCAATGTTTTCCTGAAGCCACCATCGACCTCATGGCAGATCCACGTTCGAGCCTGGTCTTTGCCCACTGTCCTTATCGGGGACGTATCTTCCATAAAAATAAAAAAGCTGGCTGGCGAGGGCTGGGCAGTCTGATTTATCAGCTACGCCGCGTTCCTTATAGTCTGGTGGTAGATTTACGCACCGATGGTCTGGCTTATCTACTAAGAGCACAAAAGCGCCTGACCAAACGAGGAATTAAGCCTGCCGGTCCCCATGCTGTAGAACGCCACATGGCGGTAGTGGCATCTCTGCTATCTCCCTCTGCGCCCATTCCCCCCTGCCGGGTTTGGTTACAGCCTCAACAGGTACAGTTTGCCAAAGCGCAACTATCCCCACTGCCGGGACACCGCTGGCTCGCTTTAGGGCCAGGGGCGAATTGGCCCCCCAAAATCTGGCCTGCATCTGCCTTCACCGCACTAGTCAATGCTGTCAAAAACTGCTTTGATGGCGTGGTTCTCGTCGGCGGCCTCCAGGATCGGGAACGCAGCCAAGCGATCGGCGCCCATTTGCCCCTACCCTATGTTGATCTATGTGGAAGCACCGATTTACTGCAAGCAGCCGCAGTACTTCAACAAGCCAGCATTTTTGTAGGGAACGACTCGGGGCTCGGACATTTAGCGGCGGCGATGAATACCCCTACCCTCACCTTATTTGGCCCTGGGCGGCCGGAGCGTTATCATCCCTGGGGGAATCGTAACGCCTATGCATTAGCGCCTGATGGCCAACTCGCACAACTGTCAGCAACTACTGTTGCTCACCGCCTTTTTCAACTTTTAGAGAAAACGCCATGA
- the pstA gene encoding phosphate ABC transporter permease PstA — MADRLFAWLMFGCAALVVASLVWVLGDVVIEGLTHFSWSFLFAEPADAGRAGGIGPILVSTLWILLLALAVSLPLGLGVAIWLSELAPRNSRFADGTGITLDILAGVPSIVYGLFGNAFFSIYLGLGFSLLSGGLTLACMILPVFVRTCESGLRAVNDDWRRGALALGMTRSAAIWYILLPAARPAIMAGLILGIGRATAETAALLFTSGYVDRMPESLLDSGRALAVHIYDLSMNVTGGDGAAYASALVLVILIITLNTLAQSLVDKWFKRRLVVS, encoded by the coding sequence ATGGCTGATCGTTTGTTTGCCTGGTTGATGTTTGGCTGCGCCGCACTGGTAGTTGCATCATTGGTCTGGGTGTTGGGCGACGTAGTGATTGAGGGGCTTACCCATTTTTCCTGGTCTTTCTTGTTCGCGGAACCTGCCGATGCTGGCCGCGCCGGTGGTATCGGTCCAATTCTGGTTTCTACCCTGTGGATACTGCTGCTTGCCCTAGCCGTGTCCTTACCGTTGGGCCTGGGCGTGGCGATCTGGCTGTCGGAACTCGCTCCCAGAAACAGCCGTTTTGCCGACGGCACCGGTATTACACTGGATATCCTGGCCGGGGTGCCTTCCATCGTCTATGGCTTGTTTGGCAATGCATTTTTCAGTATCTATCTTGGGTTAGGGTTCTCTCTGCTATCCGGTGGGCTGACCCTAGCCTGCATGATCCTGCCGGTATTCGTGCGTACCTGTGAATCGGGTTTGCGGGCTGTCAATGACGACTGGCGGCGGGGCGCGCTGGCGCTCGGTATGACCCGTAGTGCCGCGATTTGGTACATCCTGTTGCCGGCGGCCCGTCCCGCGATTATGGCGGGTTTGATCCTGGGCATTGGTCGTGCCACCGCAGAAACGGCAGCACTATTATTTACCAGCGGTTATGTCGATCGGATGCCGGAATCACTGCTGGATTCCGGCCGGGCCTTGGCAGTGCATATCTACGATTTATCCATGAATGTGACCGGCGGTGATGGTGCGGCTTACGCCTCAGCATTGGTGCTGGTGATCCTGATTATTACACTCAACACGCTGGCGCAAAGTTTGGTAGATAAATGGTTCAAACGGAGGTTGGTCGTATCATGA
- a CDS encoding glycosyltransferase, translated as MIRCLHVIGSKQSGGAERFYCRLVNALHETTGTILAALPPQSTLREALNSQVPQKPIPMRNVWDPWARWRIRQLIRDYQPEIVQTYMGRATRLTRIPGKVGPIHIARLGDYYNLKGYRHAHAWVGNTRGICQYLVQQGMPAARVFHISNFVDLPLPTKPTLLHQLKVELTIPEDAWVLLTVGRLHPVKGFEDLLAAFALLPRSIAGRPVHLLIAGDGPLRQELQVKAANLRLEGRVHWGGWQQNPSVFYQLADIFICPSRHEPLGNVILEAWSHGKPVIATNTQGAQELMTPTENGWITPNADPKALSKAISALLADEALQAQLGKNGLATLQRNHSREAIVTAYLNLYSQLLGH; from the coding sequence ATGATCCGTTGCCTGCACGTGATCGGAAGCAAACAATCAGGGGGCGCGGAGCGTTTTTATTGCCGGTTGGTTAATGCCTTGCACGAAACTACCGGAACTATCCTGGCGGCTTTACCTCCCCAGAGTACACTCAGAGAGGCGCTAAACTCCCAGGTTCCCCAAAAACCAATCCCCATGAGGAATGTTTGGGACCCCTGGGCTCGTTGGCGAATTAGACAACTTATCCGCGACTATCAGCCTGAGATTGTACAAACCTATATGGGCCGGGCCACGCGCTTGACTCGTATTCCTGGTAAAGTTGGACCCATCCATATTGCCCGCCTGGGCGACTACTACAATCTTAAAGGTTATCGCCACGCCCACGCCTGGGTTGGCAACACCCGCGGGATCTGTCAGTACTTGGTGCAACAGGGAATGCCTGCGGCGCGGGTATTCCATATTAGCAACTTTGTCGATCTTCCCCTGCCAACGAAACCAACCTTACTTCATCAGCTTAAAGTGGAGCTGACCATCCCGGAGGATGCCTGGGTGCTCCTTACGGTTGGCCGCCTTCATCCTGTTAAAGGGTTCGAGGATCTTCTGGCCGCCTTCGCTCTTTTGCCCAGATCTATTGCCGGGCGGCCAGTGCATTTGCTCATCGCTGGTGACGGTCCCCTCAGACAGGAACTCCAGGTCAAAGCTGCCAACCTCCGCCTAGAAGGGCGGGTCCATTGGGGCGGTTGGCAACAAAACCCTAGCGTTTTTTACCAACTGGCTGATATTTTCATCTGCCCTTCCCGGCATGAGCCCCTGGGCAATGTGATCCTCGAAGCCTGGAGCCATGGCAAACCGGTGATCGCCACTAACACCCAAGGCGCCCAGGAACTCATGACCCCCACCGAAAATGGATGGATCACTCCTAACGCCGATCCCAAAGCTCTCAGCAAAGCAATTTCCGCCCTTCTCGCGGACGAGGCTTTGCAAGCCCAGTTAGGAAAAAACGGTCTCGCCACCCTCCAGCGTAATCATTCCCGGGAAGCCATCGTCACTGCTTATCTGAATCTCTATAGCCAGCTGCTTGGCCATTAA
- a CDS encoding glycosyltransferase family 9 protein produces the protein MQRILIIKLGALGDIIIATPHIKRIVEGYPEDEVWLLTAPGFAGLFAGYPNLQVKSFPRKGIQSLFPPLGWIRSQGFQMVFDLQGSDRSKTMVALSGAARRYGLGPGFPYTHCPPNKGIVGKDAHSFSRLNRLLETTGLPPAQAGPYLEASDEQRQKVKDWLAEKRLLGREIALIHAGSSARWESKRWAAAHFITLGTILEQQGVVVIWVGGSEDAELNQTLSQNIGMDATGDFSLLELVALARHARFAVTTDSAPMHAIAAAAIPVYALFGPTDWRRSHAVGQQQRVLVHPVACSPCYLPECPPRNAHRCLAQLQPGEVLARLRQDGMLG, from the coding sequence ATGCAGCGAATATTGATCATTAAATTAGGGGCGCTCGGTGATATTATCATTGCGACCCCCCATATCAAACGAATCGTGGAGGGCTATCCCGAGGACGAGGTTTGGCTGCTCACCGCGCCGGGGTTTGCTGGCCTGTTTGCAGGCTATCCTAATCTACAAGTGAAGTCTTTCCCGAGAAAAGGCATCCAGTCCCTGTTCCCTCCCCTAGGATGGATACGAAGCCAGGGTTTTCAAATGGTGTTCGACTTGCAAGGGAGCGACCGTAGTAAAACCATGGTGGCCCTTTCCGGGGCTGCCCGGCGCTACGGTTTAGGCCCAGGTTTCCCTTATACTCACTGCCCGCCTAACAAGGGAATTGTGGGCAAGGACGCCCATAGTTTCAGCCGCCTGAACCGGCTATTAGAAACGACGGGGTTGCCACCGGCACAGGCGGGTCCTTATCTTGAGGCCAGTGATGAGCAACGCCAAAAAGTAAAGGATTGGCTGGCAGAAAAAAGGCTGCTGGGAAGAGAGATCGCCCTCATCCATGCTGGTTCCAGCGCCCGTTGGGAGAGCAAGCGGTGGGCGGCCGCCCATTTTATTACCCTGGGAACGATTCTGGAGCAGCAGGGGGTCGTGGTCATCTGGGTGGGCGGCTCGGAAGATGCTGAATTAAACCAAACCCTCTCCCAAAATATCGGTATGGATGCAACGGGGGATTTTTCTCTTCTGGAGCTTGTCGCGTTAGCGCGCCATGCCCGTTTTGCGGTGACCACCGACTCAGCGCCTATGCATGCTATCGCTGCTGCCGCTATCCCCGTTTATGCTTTGTTTGGACCCACCGACTGGCGCCGCAGCCATGCCGTTGGTCAGCAGCAGCGCGTTCTTGTGCATCCGGTAGCCTGCAGCCCGTGTTACCTGCCCGAGTGTCCCCCGCGGAATGCTCACCGTTGCCTGGCACAATTGCAGCCGGGGGAAGTGTTGGCACGCCTGCGCCAGGACGGGATGCTGGGATAA
- a CDS encoding DUF2283 domain-containing protein yields the protein MKVSYFEDTDTLYIEFRDNDIAESKDLDENTILDVDANGNVCAITFEHASQRTDVSRLIVEGIAA from the coding sequence ATGAAAGTCAGCTATTTCGAAGACACAGACACGCTGTACATCGAGTTCCGCGACAATGACATAGCTGAGTCTAAAGACTTAGATGAGAACACTATTCTCGATGTGGATGCCAACGGTAACGTTTGCGCTATCACGTTCGAGCATGCAAGCCAGCGCACTGATGTAAGCCGTTTGATTGTCGAAGGCATTGCGGCATAA
- a CDS encoding HigA family addiction module antitoxin: protein MRMHNPPHPGEVLKSLCLEPLGLSVTEAAEALGVSRKTLSSILNGRAGISPEMAIRLSMAFGTSAESWLNQQSMFDLWQAERRGPKPRVRRFKPTHREPNNGLEPTH, encoded by the coding sequence ATGCGTATGCACAATCCCCCTCATCCCGGCGAAGTTCTGAAGAGCTTGTGTTTGGAACCGCTGGGATTGAGTGTTACAGAGGCAGCGGAAGCACTTGGAGTCAGTCGCAAGACGCTTTCCAGTATTCTAAACGGGCGAGCCGGCATCAGCCCGGAGATGGCCATTCGCCTGTCCATGGCGTTTGGTACGTCCGCAGAGAGCTGGCTGAATCAGCAGTCGATGTTTGATCTTTGGCAAGCCGAGCGACGCGGGCCAAAGCCGCGTGTCAGGCGATTCAAGCCTACTCATCGCGAGCCCAACAATGGGTTGGAGCCGACACACTGA
- a CDS encoding VOC family protein: MAILEELNMECFMDHIVLNVEDSKNMMAFYSKILMFAPERLEEYDAGKVPFPSIRLNSNTIIDLFPKKMWQKDARDEQSSENLNHFCIALSKGTWQELLERLKANNINIQEGPVPRWGAHGTGTSIYFQDPEGNLIEARYYEDKNNVEKCLLGS; this comes from the coding sequence ATGGCTATTTTGGAGGAATTGAATATGGAATGCTTTATGGATCACATCGTTTTGAATGTGGAAGATAGCAAAAATATGATGGCCTTTTATTCAAAAATACTCATGTTTGCACCCGAACGCCTGGAGGAATACGACGCGGGGAAGGTACCATTCCCGTCTATACGACTGAACTCGAATACGATCATCGACCTGTTCCCGAAAAAGATGTGGCAGAAAGACGCTCGGGACGAGCAAAGTAGTGAGAACTTGAACCATTTCTGTATTGCTTTGAGTAAGGGGACGTGGCAGGAACTTTTAGAGCGACTTAAGGCCAATAACATTAATATACAAGAAGGACCTGTTCCACGATGGGGTGCGCACGGTACAGGAACATCCATCTATTTCCAAGACCCGGAGGGAAACCTAATCGAAGCACGATATTATGAGGACAAAAATAATGTGGAAAAATGCCTCCTTGGTTCTTAG
- a CDS encoding phosphate ABC transporter ATP-binding protein, whose protein sequence is MSRQETTPYTLGEIEQGTPCCVPKALLRVRDLAVSYGEITVLSQVSLDIYKGCITALIGPSGCGKTSFLSTLNRLTDHHERARVNGRILFDGQDLLCDPVDTLRLRRRIGMIFQRPNPFPLSIWRNLELPLKEHGVRDRQTRYRKIEQALKDVGLWDEVSDRLGISALVLSGGQQQRLCIARALVLEPEILLMDEPCSALDPISSGVVEELILRLRGRYTVVIVTHNLAQARRVANYAGFFWMTERVGKLIEFGQCQHLFETPSHELTAAYISGARG, encoded by the coding sequence ATGAGCCGACAAGAAACAACTCCCTATACTTTAGGGGAAATCGAACAGGGAACACCCTGTTGCGTGCCCAAAGCCTTGTTGCGGGTACGGGATCTTGCTGTTAGTTATGGCGAGATAACAGTATTATCCCAAGTATCGCTCGATATTTACAAGGGCTGCATCACCGCCTTGATCGGTCCTTCCGGCTGCGGCAAGACCAGTTTTCTCTCCACCCTGAACCGGCTCACGGACCACCATGAGCGAGCGCGTGTCAACGGGCGGATTCTGTTTGACGGCCAAGACTTGTTATGCGATCCGGTGGACACACTCAGGCTCAGACGCCGCATTGGCATGATTTTTCAGCGACCCAATCCTTTTCCTTTGTCCATATGGCGCAACCTGGAACTGCCGTTGAAAGAACACGGTGTACGCGATCGTCAAACGCGCTACCGCAAGATCGAGCAGGCGCTCAAGGATGTGGGGCTCTGGGATGAGGTGTCGGACCGCCTAGGCATATCTGCCCTGGTCCTGTCGGGTGGCCAGCAACAACGACTTTGCATTGCACGTGCGCTCGTACTGGAACCTGAAATTCTGTTAATGGACGAGCCGTGCAGCGCCCTCGACCCCATCTCATCCGGGGTGGTAGAAGAGCTGATTTTGCGCCTACGCGGTCGTTATACAGTGGTGATTGTCACCCACAATCTGGCCCAGGCCCGCCGTGTCGCCAACTATGCGGGCTTCTTCTGGATGACCGAGCGAGTCGGCAAGCTGATCGAATTTGGCCAGTGTCAGCATTTATTCGAGACACCGAGCCATGAATTAACGGCTGCCTATATTTCCGGTGCGCGAGGTTAA
- the pgeF gene encoding peptidoglycan editing factor PgeF: MENTVHPLTIIPHWPAPANVRAYTTTRSGGVSLPPYHSFNLAEHVGDTPEAVKKNRFHLYQFLSLPCEPSWLKQVHGARIVSANYGPGQQGDASIAYGPGPVCAILTADCLPLLLCDQKGTRVAAVHAGWRGLAADIIGATINALDIPGEHLLAWLGPAIGPQAFEVGPEVKQTFLDQNDDHALAFNANRPGHWLADIYQLARLSLTKRGVRSIYGGQYCTVADPDRFYSYRREGITGRMATLIWLAAA; the protein is encoded by the coding sequence ATGGAAAATACGGTACATCCTCTAACCATCATTCCTCACTGGCCCGCCCCAGCCAATGTCCGTGCCTATACCACAACCCGCAGCGGTGGAGTCAGTCTCCCTCCCTATCATTCATTTAATCTTGCTGAACACGTGGGGGATACACCGGAAGCGGTTAAAAAAAACCGCTTTCACCTTTACCAGTTCCTCTCTTTGCCCTGCGAGCCAAGCTGGTTAAAGCAGGTCCATGGCGCAAGAATCGTCTCTGCGAATTATGGTCCGGGGCAACAAGGCGATGCCAGTATTGCCTATGGACCCGGCCCTGTATGCGCCATACTCACTGCCGATTGTCTCCCACTGCTGCTCTGCGACCAGAAGGGAACCCGGGTGGCGGCGGTGCATGCAGGTTGGCGGGGGCTGGCGGCAGATATTATTGGAGCCACAATTAACGCTTTGGACATTCCTGGAGAACATTTGCTGGCCTGGCTGGGACCAGCCATTGGTCCCCAAGCTTTTGAAGTTGGCCCCGAAGTGAAACAAACCTTTTTAGACCAGAATGATGACCATGCCCTGGCTTTCAACGCTAACCGCCCAGGACACTGGTTAGCGGACATTTACCAACTTGCGCGCCTCAGTCTAACAAAGCGAGGAGTCCGATCTATTTATGGCGGCCAATACTGCACCGTTGCTGATCCGGACCGTTTCTATTCCTATCGGCGGGAGGGGATAACAGGGCGCATGGCAACACTCATTTGGCTAGCGGCTGCTTAG
- a CDS encoding addiction module antidote protein, with translation MTKTMTTPYDVAEHLRTPEEMAAYLEACLEEADGDAAFVAKALGDIARAKGMSQVARDAGLSRESLYKALSGERSPGFDTILKVIRALGLKLHAEAVIVFDSTAQQSAPAEARASRG, from the coding sequence ATGACCAAGACTATGACTACCCCCTACGATGTCGCCGAGCACCTTCGCACGCCCGAGGAAATGGCTGCTTATCTAGAAGCTTGCCTTGAGGAGGCTGATGGGGACGCTGCATTCGTTGCCAAAGCTCTGGGCGATATTGCCCGCGCCAAGGGTATGTCTCAGGTGGCACGTGATGCTGGTCTGTCCCGCGAAAGTCTTTACAAGGCACTTTCTGGCGAACGAAGCCCAGGCTTTGACACAATTCTCAAGGTCATACGAGCCTTAGGCTTAAAATTGCATGCTGAAGCAGTTATCGTATTTGACTCAACGGCCCAACAAAGCGCTCCAGCCGAGGCTCGTGCCTCGCGCGGCTGA
- a CDS encoding type II toxin-antitoxin system RelE/ParE family toxin — protein MVYAISKPELVLVRVERLAAGNSGDVKPVGEGVSELRIDYGPGYRVYYKKQGKKVIILLAGGDKRSQASDIKTALRLARNL, from the coding sequence ATGGTTTACGCGATATCCAAGCCCGAGCTCGTTTTAGTACGGGTGGAGCGCTTGGCAGCCGGAAATTCGGGGGATGTTAAGCCCGTGGGTGAAGGTGTTTCAGAGTTGCGGATCGATTACGGACCCGGCTATCGGGTGTACTATAAAAAGCAAGGCAAAAAGGTCATTATTTTACTAGCTGGCGGCGACAAACGTTCCCAGGCCAGTGATATCAAGACGGCCTTACGCCTTGCTCGGAACCTGTAG
- the pstC gene encoding phosphate ABC transporter permease subunit PstC, with protein sequence MGIKSINNRADHRLSVVLTLLSGGAALLLALIVLFLVTEAWPFLMSSWRDGASLGLFQSQGWYPLEGKFGMLPMILASLAVTLGAIVVALPIGLASAIFLEFYAVAHIARVFRLLLNVLAGIPSVVFGLWGLTRLVPLITQWQPPGASLLAALLVLSLMILPTITLTSTSALASVPKDLLAGSVALGLRRKTQILHIMLPAARSGITGGALLATARALGETMAVLMVAGNVVQIPTGLFEPVRVLTANIALEMAYAMDDHRASLFTSGLLLTLLVWFLSWGAHRVNRHRREAGHHG encoded by the coding sequence ATGGGAATCAAAAGCATCAACAATCGGGCTGATCACCGATTAAGCGTAGTGCTAACCCTGCTATCCGGCGGTGCTGCGCTGCTGTTAGCACTCATTGTGCTGTTTTTAGTCACCGAGGCCTGGCCGTTTCTCATGAGTAGTTGGCGTGATGGAGCTTCGCTCGGTCTGTTCCAGAGTCAAGGTTGGTATCCCCTTGAAGGCAAGTTTGGTATGTTGCCAATGATCCTGGCTTCGCTGGCAGTCACCCTGGGCGCAATCGTGGTGGCATTACCCATTGGTCTGGCCAGTGCGATTTTTCTGGAGTTTTATGCGGTCGCTCATATTGCCCGAGTCTTTCGCCTGCTGCTCAACGTGCTGGCCGGCATTCCCTCGGTGGTGTTTGGCCTGTGGGGATTGACACGCCTCGTACCCCTTATTACCCAATGGCAACCACCGGGTGCCTCACTGCTAGCGGCGCTACTGGTGCTGTCATTGATGATACTGCCAACGATTACCCTGACCAGCACCTCGGCACTCGCCAGTGTTCCCAAAGACCTGCTGGCCGGTAGCGTGGCGCTGGGCTTGCGCCGCAAAACACAGATCCTCCATATTATGCTTCCAGCCGCCCGGTCCGGCATCACCGGTGGTGCGCTGCTCGCCACAGCAAGAGCCCTGGGTGAAACCATGGCGGTACTGATGGTGGCGGGCAATGTCGTCCAAATTCCTACTGGTCTGTTTGAACCCGTGCGCGTGCTCACCGCCAATATTGCCCTGGAGATGGCCTATGCCATGGACGATCACCGCGCCAGCCTGTTTACGTCGGGATTATTACTGACTTTACTGGTGTGGTTCCTCTCCTGGGGTGCGCACCGCGTGAACCGCCATCGCAGAGAGGCAGGTCATCATGGCTGA
- a CDS encoding reverse transcriptase domain-containing protein translates to MFYERLLDKNKHRFSSFSYAYRNDRNVHFAIQDIWLDVSRDARAFIAEFDFSDFFGSISHEYLREQFDCNGFYISDEERVVIDAFLQSREVGIPQGTSISLFLANLVCWRLDQEFERAGLKFARYADDTVIWSQSYQRICDAFTIINDFSAATGIKINPKKSDGISLLTRPGLPAELANTKSSIDFLGCSISVNSVGIKKASVQNVQQQISYLLYRNLLQPLRGKQLRGLVIPANGEDPALLTAMLQIRRYLYGGLTSQQLRNYISGRSKRIHFKGIMSFYPLVNDEEQLRFLDGWLVSTIFRSVQLRSKLLKKWKHDQSHQFPFNVPRDELVARFKEQRIGRSRPLEVPILP, encoded by the coding sequence ATTTTTTACGAGCGCCTGCTTGACAAGAACAAGCACAGATTCAGTTCGTTTTCGTACGCATACCGCAACGACCGAAACGTACACTTCGCCATTCAAGACATTTGGCTTGATGTGTCACGCGATGCCAGAGCATTTATCGCTGAGTTCGATTTCTCGGATTTTTTTGGTTCGATTTCCCATGAGTACCTTCGAGAGCAATTCGACTGCAACGGCTTTTATATCAGCGATGAAGAGCGCGTCGTTATTGACGCATTCTTGCAGTCGCGGGAGGTTGGGATTCCGCAGGGCACCTCAATCTCTCTGTTCTTAGCGAACTTGGTTTGCTGGAGGCTTGATCAGGAGTTTGAGCGGGCCGGCCTCAAATTTGCCAGGTACGCAGATGACACGGTGATATGGAGTCAGAGCTATCAGCGCATCTGCGATGCCTTTACCATCATCAACGATTTCTCAGCAGCAACCGGCATAAAGATCAACCCCAAGAAGTCTGATGGAATAAGCCTTCTTACACGTCCAGGTCTGCCGGCTGAACTTGCGAATACGAAGAGCTCCATCGACTTCCTGGGCTGCTCCATTTCTGTTAATTCAGTCGGCATCAAAAAGGCTTCGGTGCAGAATGTTCAGCAGCAGATTTCATATCTTCTTTATCGGAACCTTTTGCAGCCGTTGAGAGGGAAACAGCTCCGCGGACTTGTTATTCCTGCTAATGGCGAGGACCCAGCCCTCCTAACGGCGATGTTGCAAATTCGTCGTTATCTTTACGGTGGCTTGACCAGCCAACAACTCCGGAACTACATCAGTGGCCGGTCGAAGCGCATACATTTCAAAGGAATCATGAGCTTCTACCCGTTGGTCAATGACGAAGAACAACTTCGATTTCTTGATGGGTGGCTAGTTTCGACAATCTTTAGGTCAGTTCAATTGAGGTCGAAACTCCTCAAAAAGTGGAAGCATGATCAATCGCATCAGTTTCCCTTCAATGTTCCGAGAGATGAGCTCGTTGCACGTTTCAAGGAACAGCGTATTGGGCGAAGTCGTCCGCTCGAAGTGCCGATTTTACCTTGA
- a CDS encoding ATP-dependent zinc protease family protein produces MLLRHLRQFTPIALALSLILNASASAQEKEEPPIFGWLELAKFINWPVVAKVKMDTGALSSSLHATNLEYFQRDNAKWVRFTVEIEDQKDQKEKVQEIFEEPVYRFVTITSSNGESDRRPSVLMKLCLGGEIYEEQFTLNDRSDLTYPVLLGRRTIEHLGLIDVTRIFTSRPQCSDKAPVHTIENRELDEDIGI; encoded by the coding sequence ATGCTCTTGCGTCACTTGCGTCAATTTACCCCGATTGCGCTTGCCCTTTCTCTGATACTTAACGCTAGTGCTTCAGCCCAGGAGAAAGAGGAGCCGCCTATATTTGGGTGGCTCGAACTGGCTAAATTTATAAACTGGCCTGTAGTCGCCAAGGTCAAAATGGATACCGGTGCGCTTAGCTCCTCGCTCCACGCCACTAACTTAGAATATTTTCAACGGGATAATGCCAAATGGGTACGCTTCACAGTAGAAATCGAAGATCAAAAGGACCAGAAAGAGAAAGTTCAGGAAATATTTGAAGAACCGGTCTACCGTTTCGTGACAATTACCAGCTCGAACGGTGAAAGTGATCGCCGGCCCTCCGTGCTAATGAAGCTTTGCCTAGGAGGTGAAATTTACGAGGAGCAATTTACTTTAAATGACCGCAGTGATCTGACTTACCCTGTCCTGCTTGGTCGGCGCACCATCGAACACCTGGGACTAATCGATGTCACCCGCATCTTCACCAGTCGCCCCCAATGTAGCGATAAAGCGCCGGTGCATACTATTGAAAATCGAGAATTAGACGAAGATATTGGGATCTAA